CGGTTTGGGTCTGGGCAATTGTCATTGAAAAGCTGATCCGGTTGCGCAAATTGCGCGCCCAGGCAAACACATTTGAAGAAGCCTTCTGGTCGGGCGGGTCGCTTGAAGACCTGTATGACCGAATTGCTGATCAGCCGCGCGATCCGATGTCGGCGATTTTCGTTTCGGCAATGCGCGAATGGCGTCGTTCGAACGCGCGCGGGGTCAAGGGCGAAACAATGCGCGCCCGCCTTCAGCAGCGCCTGGAACGGTCGATGGAAATCACGCTGGGCCGTGAAATGGACCGGGTTGAACGTTATATGACCTTCCTTGCGTCTGTTGGTTCGACCGCACCGTTTGTCGGCCTGTTCGGGACGGTCTGGGGGATCATGGTTTCCTTCCAGGCGATTGCGGCCTCGAAAAACACGTCGCTTGCGGTTGTCGCACCGGGGATTGCCGAGGCACTGCTTGCAACGGCGATGGGCCTTGTCGCGGCAATTCCGGCGGTGGTGGCCTATAACAAGATTTCCAGTGACCTGAACCGGTATGGCAATCGCCTTGAAGCGTTTGTTGACGAGTTCACGTCGATCCTGTCACGCCAGCTTGACGACGCGAGAGACTGATATGGGCGCTCAACTCGCATCCGGATCCGGCGGAGGACGCCGCCGCGGTCGCCGCAGCAACCGCCGCCGCGCCATGAGCGACATCAACGTCACCCCGATGGTTGACGTGATGCTTGTTCTGCTGGTGATTTTCATGGTGGCGGCACCTTTGATGACGGTCGGTGTCGAAGTGGACCTGCCGGAAACATCGGCCGCCCCGATGACCGGTCAGGACGAACCACTTGTCGTGTCGGTCACGGGGGATGGCACCCTTTATATCATGGACAGTGAAGTCGCCCAGGACACGCTGGTCGAAAAGCTTTCGGCCATTACCGAGAATAAACGCGATACCCGTATTTTCGTGCGCGGTGACCGGGCAATTGATTATGGCCGTGTAATGGAAGTCATGGGCCTGATCAACGAGGCCGGGTTTAGCAAAGTTGCGCTGATCGCGGAGCTGCCCGCAAAGGGCAAGTAAACCGACATGTTTCGCAGTGTTCTGATTTCTCTGGCAGCCCACTTGGTGATCTTTCTGATTGCCTGGTTAGGCTTGCCGGAACTGTTCGAGGAAACGCCGCTGGAACTGCAATCGATTTCGGTCGAGGTGGTGACAGTCGATGAATTCTCGGCTGCTCCGACCAAGGCGCTGCCAAAGCCGAAAGCCGAAGAAAAGCCGAAACCGAAACCGGTTGCAAAGCCAGAGCCAAAGCCGGTTCCGAAGCCGGAACCCAAACCGACCCCGAAACCGGAACCCAAGCCTGCGCCAAAGCCAGAGCCCAAACCGGAACCGAAGCCTGAGCCGAAACCGGAGCCGAAGGTCGAGCCCAAACCACAGCCGAAACCGGAACCCAAACCCGTTCCGAAACCGGAAGTGAAGAAGGAACCGACCCCGACCCCGGAAAAGCCGAAACCAAAGCCGGTTGAGGCAAAAAAGCCAGAGCCAAAGCCGGAACCGAAGAAACAGCCCGACCCGGAGCCGAAGCGGACACTTGCCGATATTCTGAAGGATGTGCGCAAAACCGAACCGAGCGCACAGCCGACACCACAGGATACACCGGAAGATACGCCCGAAGACAATGCAAGCGAGGTGGTTGCGACCCGTCTGGACGCGCGTTTGACTATGAGCGAGCTTGACGCCGTCAAAAGACAGATCGAACGCTGCTGGAGCCCACCGGCCGGAGCCAAGGAAGCCGGGAACTTTGCGGTCGAAATACATGTTGTTGCAAGGCCAGACGGAACAGTACAAAAGGCACAAATCAGCAACTCCGGGGAGATTGGAGGTGATCCTTCTCGCCGTACGATTGCAGAAAGTGCTCTTCGAGCTGTGCTAAATCCGCAATGCAGTCCTCTAAAACTGCCGCTGGATAAATACGAAATGTGGCGCACATTCACGTTCAATTTTGACATGCGTGAAATGCTGGGCCTGTAATGAATAAAATCATAAGTCCCTCAAAACGCGTGGAAAATAGCGAGGCAGGATGACCATCAAGACCAACGCATCAAAACGAGATTGGGTTACACGCAGTCTGGCCGGACTGTGTGCCCTTGCCGTTGTCGCTGGCCTGGCCGTTGTACCCTCGGCACCGGCGCATGCCGAACTCCGTATCGACATCACCCGGGGTGAAGTCAAACCGATGCCGATTGCCGTTACCCGTTTCCCGGGTGAAGGTGTTTCGGAAACCGAAGTCGGTCAGAACATCACGTCGGTGATCAGTGCCGATCTGGCGCGATCGGGTCTGTTTGCGCCAATTGACGAAAAAGCCTTTATCCAGAGTGCCAGTTCGCTGGCGGTCAATCCGAACTTTGCCGAGTGGCGCGCGATCAATGCGCAGGCACTTGTCAATGGCCGGGTTGTTACCGAACCGAACGGGCTTCTGCGTGTCGAATTCCGCCTTTGGGATGTTCTGGCTGAAAACCAGATGGCAGGGGTGGCCTATCGCACCCAGCCGAACAACTGGCGGCGTATCGCACACAAGATTGCCGACGAGATCTATAAACGCATTACCGGGGAATCGGGTTATTTCGATACCCGTATCGTTTATGTCTCCGAATCGGGCCCGGGCGATAAACGCGTCAAGCGGCTGGCCATCATGGATCAGGACGGTGCGAACCACCGTTTCCTGTCGGACGGCAAGTTTCTTGTTCTGAACCCGCGTTTTTCTCCGACGGCCCAGGAAGTGGTTTATATGTCGTACTTCAACGATAAACCACGTGTCTATGTTCTGGATATCGATACCGGCGAGCTTGAATTGCTTGGCGATTTCCCGGGCATGACCTTTGCCCCGCGTTTTGCCCCAGACGGCAATTCCGTGGTGATGTCCCAGGCTTTGGACGGCAATAGTGAAATCTACCAGCTGGATCTGCGTACGCGCGAAAAACGCCAGTTGACGCGGCATCCTGCAGTTGATACATCGCCGTCATATTCTCCTGATGGTTCGCGAATTACGTTCAACTCGGACCGTAGCGGATCACAGCAACTTTACGTGATGAATGCGGATGGAAGCGGTGTCCAGCGCATCAGTTTCGGTGGTGGTCTTTATGCCACACCGGTCTGGTCGCCACGCGGTGACCTGATCGCATTCACCAAGTCACAAGGAGGTCGGTTCTATATCGGTGTCATGCGTCCAGATGGCAGTGGAGAGCGGCTTTTGGCCGAGGGCTTCCTTGTCGAAGGCCCGACATGGGCACCGAACGGAAGAGTGTTGATGTATCACCGCCAGCACCCGTCCAGGGACGGGACCAAGGATCGCTATCGTCTGTATTCGATCGATTTGACCGGTTTTAACGAACGTGAGATCGTGACACCGGCGGATGGATCGGATCCGGCATGGTCACCCTTGATTCCCTGATATCTCAAGAGTATAGTCATCGCGAAGCACTGAATGCGATTCGCATTAATCGCGGGCATTTTCGGTGTCGCGAGACATGGAAAACACCACAATCGGGCGAATGCGTCCGGTGTTAAGGGGAAAACTTAAATGAAACTTCGGATTCTGAGTGTTTTTGCTGCTGCCGCACTTCTGGCTGCCTGTGAAACCGCACCTGACAGCTCGGCAACTTCTGCTGGCGAAGGTGTTTCGACCACCAATCAGCCGTCTTCCACTTCGAGCACGCTTTCGGAAAGCAGCCCGGAATGGTTCGCGGTTAATGTTGGCGATCGCGTATTCTTTGGCTTCGACAAATATGACCTGTCGGGCGAAGCACGCCGTACGCTGGAACTTCAGTCTGCCTGGCTGAAAAAATACCCGCAGTACAAAGTGGTTGTCGAAGGCCATGCCGACGAACGCGGTACCCGTGAATACAACCTTGCACTGGGTGAGCGTCGCGCGAACTCCGTGAAAGATTACCTCGTTGCGCTTGGCATCGATCCGTCACGTGTCGAAACCATTTCTTATGGTAAAGAACGTCCGGTCGCGCTTGGCCACGACGAAGAAAGCTGGGCTAAAAACCGCCGCTCTGTTTCGGTTATCCGTTAAGCGCGTGCAGGTGAAAGCCTGAATTTCAAGGCGCCTGTTCCGAAAGGGACAGGCGCCTTATTTTTGCCGCCTGAAAATGTTGCAACATAGGGTCAGAACCCCCTAATTTGATTGGAATGGCAGGTGTTATATTTGCGAACTCCGACGTCAAATCCCTCGTCCGGGATGCCAACCCGCACCGCTGGCTTTTCCTTGGATTTCGCAAATATAACACCTGTCCTTCGGATCAATCAGATTTGCAGGGGCTACTTTGTCGCAAAACCTTGAAAGATATATATCTTCCTGCGATTTTGCTTCGCGTATCCGCACAAATCTGATTGACCATCGCAACCAAATTAAGGGGTTCTGACCCTGGATGTTCCTTGATGATACTGGGAATGTGATGTTCGAAATTACGACGAAGGACCCGAAAATGATCCGAGTTGGCCCGAAAACCGGTTATCGCAATGACGCCCTGCCGCACCAGATTTCCGCGGCGGCGCATTCACCAACCGTTGGGGGAAAACAGGGGGCGCTGCGCCGTCGCCCGGTCGGCTATTTGTCGGTGTTTGCCGTCGCGGCGCTGCTGGGGATGACTGTTCCTGGCGGTGCACCGGTACGGGCGCAAGAATCCAACATGACCCGTCAGGTCGAACAACTGCGCAAGGATCTTGATCTGTTGCAGCGTTATGTTTACCGCGAGGGTGTTCCTTCGGGTGGTGTTGCCGATGGTGGTTCAAGTGATGGAAGTCCGGCCGCGGCGCGCCAGCAGGTTCAGATCAACGAGATCGAACGCGCGGTGACCCAGCTTACCGGCCAGATCGAAGAATTCGACTTCCGCATTCGCAAGATTGAAGATCGCCTTGATCGTCTGGTTTCCGATGTTGATTTCCGCCTTAGTCAACTTGAAGGCGGCGCCAATGCTGGTGGCACGCAGACCGGTGCTGTTGCCCCGTCGGCAGCGGCCGGGGCCGCGGCAAACGGTGCGAGCGCATCGAATGCCCAACCAAATACCGCCGGTACGGGGCAACGGGTTGATGACCGTGGCACCCAATTGTTCGGTGTGATCGAGAATGAAGGTTCGCCGCCCTCTGTTCCGTCCGGCCCATCCAATACAGGGGCAGGTAGGCAGGCACCTGCCGCGGCCGCATCTGGTGGCAGTGGTGCCCTTCCGGCCGGGACACCGGAAGAACAGTATCGTTATGCTTTTGATCTTTTGCGCAAACAGAACTTTGCGGCGGCGGAAACCGCCCTTGCCGCGTTTGTCAAAAGCCATCCGGACAATGCATTGGCCGGGAATGCGCAATACTGGCTTGGCGAAACGTTTTATGTTCGCGAACAGTATGATCAGGCGGCTGTCGCGTTTACCGAAGGTTTCCAGACCTATCCCGATAGCAGCAAGGCGGCCGATAACCTGCTTAAACTTGGCATGTCGCTTGGCAATCTGGGCAAGAAGGACGATGCCTGCACGACGTTTGGCCATCTGATTTCAAACTTCCCGAATGCGTCGGCGGTCGTGCTTGACCGTGCCCGTCAGGAACGCAAGAACCGCGGCTGTTCCTGATGGCAGTCTGATGGCAGACCAACCGGAAAATATGATCAATCCCGATCCGGCGTCCGATGGAACCCCATTGGACGCCGTTGTCTTTTCACGCCTGATGAATGTTTTTGGCCCGTTTGAAGATCGGCCGAAAATTGCCGTGGCGGTTTCGGGGGGCGCGGACAGCATGGCGTTGGCGTTACTGGCGCATGAATGGTGCGGGTCAAAGGGCGGCGAATTGACCGCCATCACGGTTGATCACGGCCTGCGTGCGGAGGCGGCAGAGGAAGCGATCCGGGTTGGGGAGCAGCTTCGAAAACATGGCATTGATCATCGTATTCTGTGCTGGGACGGGGCCAAACCGCAAAGTGGCATTCAGGAAGCGGCGCGCAAGGCCCGCTATGACCTGCTGGACCGCGCGTTGGGGGAAATGGACATCCTGCACCTTTTGGTCGCCCATCATCGCGATGATCAGCATGAAACGCTTGTGATGCGGCAACAGCGCGAGAGTGGCGTGATCGGCCGGGCCGGGATGGCGGCGCGGCGTTATCTGCGCAATGCCAGAGTGTTGCGGCCTTTGCTGCCCGTGGCCAAGGTTGATCTGATTGCAACGCTCCGGACCCGCCAGCAGGACTGGATCGAAGACCCGTCCAACCGCAATGTCCGTTTTGAGCGCGTGCGCATCAGACACAACCCGATGATGGACGGCCCGAAAAAAGAGACGGTTCAAAGCGCTGCCGATACACGCCAGACCGCGGAATACCGGATTGCCGATCTTCTGGCATCGGCAGTGCAGATTGCAAATTGCGGTATTGCGCGTATCGATTATTCGAACTGGCGGGATGTCGGCGGTGATGAAGTAACCGCACGCTATGCCCTTGGGCATATTGTCCGGGTGGTTGGCGGAGAAAATTATATGCCGGCACTGGGCGCGTTGACGGCGGCCCTGTTGCAAATCAACGAGAAGGAAGATGCGCGGGTCAGTCTGGGGGGATGCGTGTTGCATCGCCGGGGGGGCATTTTGCTGGTTTATCGAGAGATCGGGCGCGTGGATGCCCATCCGGTTCGCATTGATGCCGATTTGATGCGCGATGGTTTCGGACAGCGTTGGGACAATCGGTTCGAGCTGTTTTTCGCAGATCATGGCGCGGGGGCAACCGCGGATTACGGTGATTTGGGGCGGTTTGTGATTGCGCCGCTGTCGGCTTGTGATGCGTTTCACACGCGCGCCTTTCGGGCCGCCATTGGCAAAATCGCGCCATTTGTTGATCATTTGCCGCGCGCGGCCCTTGCATCCATACCCGCACTTTATGATAAAGAAGTTCTGCTTTCCGTTGGCGGGCTTGAGGTTTCAGGCATTTCCGACGTATTATCCGCCGCCGGTTGCCGCACGGCCCCGATGGGGGTAGAAAACGCAATCGGCATGCGATGGCGGTTTGCACCCCCGACACCTTTGTGGGAAAGTGGGTTTAAATCGTCGCCGAAACCCGACGTCCTACTTGCGTAAAGGTACCTTATCATTATCTGATGGTCAGGCCGTGCGCAGGGCGATTGCGCGTCATGGCGAACACAAATTGCGATCAGTAGCTTGGAATGAATATGGGAAAAAATCTCGCACTGTGGGTTATCATAGCCATCCTTTTGGTGGCTTTGTTTAACCTGTTTCAGTCGCCATCAGGACGGAGCGGCCAGTCAACGCTGGCGTTTTCGGACTTCCTGGCCGAAGTTGACAGCGGCCAGATTTCAGAAGTTACGATCCAGGGCAACACTCTTACAGCGCAAACCCGCGATAACCGGACCGTTAGTGTTTATACCCCTGATTATCCGAGCCTTGTCGAACGTCTGAACGACAAGGGCGTTCGTATTATTGCCCAGCCGGAAGAAAGCCTGTCGCCGCTTATGAGCGCGCTGATCAGCTGGTTCCCGATGCTGCTGATTATTGGTGTGTGGATTTTCTTCATGCGTCAGATGCAGGGCGGCGGCGGCAAGGCCATGGGCTTTGGCAAATCAAAGGCCAAGATGCTGACCGAGAAATCCGGTCGTGTGACCTTTGAAGACGTGGCCGGGATCGAGGAAGCCAAGGGCGAGCTTGAAGAAGTCGTCGACTTCCTGCGCGATCCGCAGAAATTCCAGCGCCTTGGCGGTAAAATTCCCAAAGGCATGCTTCTTGTAGGACCTCCGGGTACTGGTAAGACGCTTCTGGCACGTGCGATTGCCGGTGAAGCCAATGTGCCGTTCTTTACGATTTCGGGTTCCGATTTCGTGGAAATGTTTGTTGGTGTCGGTGCATCGCGTGTGCGTGACATGTTCGAACAGGGCAAAAAGAACGCGCCCTGCATCATCTTCATCGATGAAATCGACGCCGTTGGCCGCCATCGTGGTGCCGGTCTTGGCGGCGGAAACGATGAACGCGAACAGACCCTGAACCAGCTTCTGGTCGAGATGGACGGTTTTGAGGCCAACGAGGGTGTTATCCTTGTGGCAGCAACCAACCGTCCGGATGTTCTGGACCCGGCATTGCTGCGCCCCGGCCGTTTTGACCGTCAGGTTGTTGTGCCGAACCCCGATCTTGAAGGTCGTGAACGTATTCTTGGTGTTCACGCCCGCAAGGTTCCGCTGGGACCGGATGTTGACCTGCGCACTGTTGCGCGTGGCACGCCGGGCTTCTCGGGGGCGGATCTGGCAAACCTTGTCAACGAGGCAGCGCTTCTTGCCGCCCGTCTTGGCAAGCGTGTCGTCACCATGGCCGATTTTGAAAACGCCAAGGACAAGGTGATGATGGGGGCGGAACGCCGTTCCATGATCATGACCGACGACGAGAAGAAGCTGACGGCTTATCACGAAGGTGGTCATGCGCTTGTCGCGCTGCATACCCCGGCATCCGATCCGATCCACAAGGCAACCATCATTCCGCGCGGTCGTGCGCTGGGTATGGTGATGCGCCTGCCGGAACGCGATCAGGTTTCCAAATCCTACGAACAGCTGATTTCCGACCTGGCGGTTGCCATGGGTGGCCGCGTTGCCGAGGAAATCATCTTTGGCAAGGACAAGGTCACCACGGGTGCATCTTCGGACATCAACATGGTGACGCAGTATGCGCGCAAGATGGTGACCGAATGGGGCTTTTCGGACAAGCTTGGCAATGTCAAATATGTGGATAATCAGGAAGAAGTGTTCCTGGGTCACAGCGTTGCCCAGCATAAGAATGTTTCGGAAAAAACAGCCCAGCTGATCGATGAGGAAGTCCGTCGTTATTCTGACGAGGCCTATGTTTTCGCCAAGCGGGTTCTGACCGAGCATCTTGACGATCTGCATGTTCTTGCCAAGGGGCTTCTGGAATACGAAACCCTGTCGGGCAAGGAAATCGATGCGCTTCTGCGCGGTGAGGAAATCAACCGTGCGGGCCATTCCAATGGTGGTGGCAAGGACGCGGGCGGCGGACGCCGTTCGACGGTTCCGACCACCGGTGGTGCGCGCAAGGAAAACCCGGGTGAAGGTGGCGGGGATTTGTCCCCGGAGCCACAGCCGGGCAGCTAACTGAAAGAGACTGATGGACAAGATCGAAGGATCGGTCCTGCGAAGCCCCGCCGATGTGCGGGGCTTTGCTGATTTTGACGGACCGTTATATTACGCACCTACCGGTTTCATCGACCATGCCGATGATCCCAATACGTTACCACTTGCCGGATCGCGGCGCGGCTTTTCCGCGCTTGAAATCATTCGCCGTCGCGACGGCGGCGGTGCCGAAAGCATGATCCTGCCGTTGCTGGCCCTTGAAGGCTGGGTCCAGAATTCGGGGCGGGTGGATGAAATCAATGACGTTCTGAACCGTCTGACAACCAAACGCGCCGATTTTGCCGGGCTTGATATGGCGTCCTGTCATGTGATGGGTATTATCAATGTCACGCCGGACAGTTTTTCGGATGGCGGCGATTACAACAGCACCGATCAGGCGATTGCGCGCGCGCGCGCCCTGGCGGCACAGGGGGCATCCATCCTTGATATCGGCGGGGAGTCGACCCGGCCGGGGGCGGAAGCCGTGTCCGAAGCCGACGAGATCGCCCGCGTTGTTCCGGTGATCCGGGCCCTGGCCGAAGACGGTCATTGCGTTTCCATCGATACCCGCCATGCAAGCGTGATGGAGGCCGCGATTGAGGCTGGTGCGGCGATCATCAATGACGTGACCGGGCTTGAAGGCGATGAACGGTCGATGGAAGTCGCCGTGGCATCGGGCAGGCCCGTGATGCTGATGCATATGCAGGGCGAACCGGGCACGATGCAGGAAAACCCGCAATATGATTGTGCGGTTCTGGATGTGTATGACTATCTGCTGGACCGGATCGAAAGTTGCGAACGGGCTGGGATTGCGCGCGATCGTATCTGTGTCGATCCGGGCATTGGTTTTGGCAAGTCGCTGTCGCACAATCTGGAACTGCTATCACGTCTGGCGATTTTCCATGGGTTGGGCTGCCCGGTGTTGCTGGGCACGTCGCGCAAATCATTTATTGGCAAGATTGATCCGGCAGCATCCCCGAAAGAGCGGCTGGGCGGATCGATTGCATCGGCGGTCAATGGATGGCGGCACGGTGTTCAGATGATCCGGGTGCATGATGTTCATGACACGGTTCAGTCGATTTCGGTCGCGACTGCGACATCGATGGTATAGCCATTTTCGACTATCAATCTATGGATGTATAGGTTGACCGGTTTGAACAACGAATTATAAAAGGCCCGCCGTTCTGGTGCATTTTCGGGTGCCAGAATTGCGGGTCTTTTTTGGTCCGGTGAATCTGGCAATTTCTGACAGATCGTGCTTGGGGCTTGCGGATTTTACCCAATCGCCACATACCATTAAAGATAAAGAGAATTGCGATCAGGAAGATCGCGCAAATGGTTGGTTTCGTGCAAACAGCGAAGGCGAAGTTGAATGAATGGATACAGCGCGCACGCGCGCGTTGAACAGCCGGAAAAGGCTGCGGGTCAGGAAACGATGGCGACTTGTGTTTTCGTGGTCGAGGACAATGCCGATCTTAATCGGGATTTGTGCGAATACCTCGAGATGTGCGGTTTTGATGTTGTCGGTTGTGAAACCGGCGCAGCGTTTCATCGCGCGCTGAAATCCAAAACACCTGCGGCGGTCATTTTCGATATCATGCTGCCGGATGCCGATGGCTATGAATTGGCCAAATATGCGCGCGCCAACCTTGATTGCGGCATCATGATGCTGACATCCCTTGCGGGGATGGATCATCATCTTACGGGGTATAAATCCGGTGCGGATGTTTACCTGACGAAAGACAGTCCGCTTTCGGTGATCGAGGCGGCCCTGCGCCCGTTGTTGCGCCGGGTTGGCAAAAAAGATGACGATGCGGTTGAAGACCCGGAAAAAGACGGGACCTGGACCCTTGATATGCTGAACTGGACGCTGAGCAATTCGAGCGGCGGTTCTTCGACTTTGACCGCGACGGAACGCACCATCGTGCAATTGCTGGTCGAAGCAAACGGGGCGTGGCTGACACGCCCGGAAATCGTCATGGCGCTGGGCAAGGCCGATACGGCCGAAAATTGCCGTAACCTTGATACGGCGATCCGGCGCGTTCGTCAGAAAGTCCTGCGCGAAACGGGCGATGAATTGCCGGTTCGGACCGCATATGGGCGGGGCTATGCCTTTACTTCGCCCGGTATCATTGTGGGTGCTGGCGAAACCGCCTGATTGACTGTTATCCGTTCAGATGTCGAACGACCCGGTGCTGTCTTCGCATGGCAGCAACAGGCATAGCTCGATCCCGTCGGTGCCCTTGTCACGCAATTTGATCGATCCGCCATGTGCATCAACGATGCGCTGCGAGATATGAAGCCCCAGCGCATTCTGCATTGCGGTTGGCCCGATATCCTGGCGGAAGAGGGCGTCACTGATGCGCAGGATTTCCTGGTTGTTCAAATCTTTGCCGTGGCAGGGAATATCGATTTCCACCAGCCATTCGCCATTGCGACGAACAGTGATATGGATTGGAGATCCTTGAGCGTAGCGCCGTGCGGTTTCAATCAGGTTGGTGATCGCAAGCCCGACCAGTGTGGCATCGACATAGGTTTCAAGCTGTTCGGTCCCGACGCATTCCAGAGTGATTTCGGCATCGGCGCGCGATGTATCTGCGACAAAGTCCGTCAGCAGACGATTGACCGGCACCAGTTCGCGGGCCAGCGCAAAGTCACCGTCATCGATGCCATCCTTGTTGAGGAAAATATCCACCAGACGCGATAGTTTGCGTGCCTGATCCTGAATGCGTTGCAGGCGGTCGGTGACGTCGCTGCGGGCATCGCGCAGCCGAAGCAGCAGCATTTCGGAAGACCGTTGAATAACCGCAAGCGGTGTGCGGAATTCGTGCGAGAGCATGGAAATCAGTTTTCGCTGTTCCCCGACAAGCGATGTTGTTGCCGCGGTGACCCTGAGCATGTTCATGCGTTCCTTTTCGATCTGCGAAAGGCGGAAACCCATGAGGATGCCCATCGCGCACATATGGAAAAACAGTGTGAACTGATGCAGGCCAAGCCGGAACGGCGTGGCGGCAATCAACCCGGCATGGGTCAGTTGCAATAGCACGGCCCCGCCGATCGGGATCACAATGACAACCAGATAGACCCACAAAAGCCACTGCCTTGGT
The Thalassospira xiamenensis M-5 = DSM 17429 DNA segment above includes these coding regions:
- the tolQ gene encoding protein TolQ — translated: MENQVVDAVTLGQSVMAHDMSMWGLFMQAGIVVKTVMIGLMLASVWVWAIVIEKLIRLRKLRAQANTFEEAFWSGGSLEDLYDRIADQPRDPMSAIFVSAMREWRRSNARGVKGETMRARLQQRLERSMEITLGREMDRVERYMTFLASVGSTAPFVGLFGTVWGIMVSFQAIAASKNTSLAVVAPGIAEALLATAMGLVAAIPAVVAYNKISSDLNRYGNRLEAFVDEFTSILSRQLDDARD
- the pal gene encoding peptidoglycan-associated lipoprotein Pal; translation: MKLRILSVFAAAALLAACETAPDSSATSAGEGVSTTNQPSSTSSTLSESSPEWFAVNVGDRVFFGFDKYDLSGEARRTLELQSAWLKKYPQYKVVVEGHADERGTREYNLALGERRANSVKDYLVALGIDPSRVETISYGKERPVALGHDEESWAKNRRSVSVIR
- the tolB gene encoding Tol-Pal system beta propeller repeat protein TolB, with the protein product MTIKTNASKRDWVTRSLAGLCALAVVAGLAVVPSAPAHAELRIDITRGEVKPMPIAVTRFPGEGVSETEVGQNITSVISADLARSGLFAPIDEKAFIQSASSLAVNPNFAEWRAINAQALVNGRVVTEPNGLLRVEFRLWDVLAENQMAGVAYRTQPNNWRRIAHKIADEIYKRITGESGYFDTRIVYVSESGPGDKRVKRLAIMDQDGANHRFLSDGKFLVLNPRFSPTAQEVVYMSYFNDKPRVYVLDIDTGELELLGDFPGMTFAPRFAPDGNSVVMSQALDGNSEIYQLDLRTREKRQLTRHPAVDTSPSYSPDGSRITFNSDRSGSQQLYVMNADGSGVQRISFGGGLYATPVWSPRGDLIAFTKSQGGRFYIGVMRPDGSGERLLAEGFLVEGPTWAPNGRVLMYHRQHPSRDGTKDRYRLYSIDLTGFNEREIVTPADGSDPAWSPLIP
- a CDS encoding response regulator transcription factor; the protein is MNGYSAHARVEQPEKAAGQETMATCVFVVEDNADLNRDLCEYLEMCGFDVVGCETGAAFHRALKSKTPAAVIFDIMLPDADGYELAKYARANLDCGIMMLTSLAGMDHHLTGYKSGADVYLTKDSPLSVIEAALRPLLRRVGKKDDDAVEDPEKDGTWTLDMLNWTLSNSSGGSSTLTATERTIVQLLVEANGAWLTRPEIVMALGKADTAENCRNLDTAIRRVRQKVLRETGDELPVRTAYGRGYAFTSPGIIVGAGETA
- the folP gene encoding dihydropteroate synthase encodes the protein MDKIEGSVLRSPADVRGFADFDGPLYYAPTGFIDHADDPNTLPLAGSRRGFSALEIIRRRDGGGAESMILPLLALEGWVQNSGRVDEINDVLNRLTTKRADFAGLDMASCHVMGIINVTPDSFSDGGDYNSTDQAIARARALAAQGASILDIGGESTRPGAEAVSEADEIARVVPVIRALAEDGHCVSIDTRHASVMEAAIEAGAAIINDVTGLEGDERSMEVAVASGRPVMLMHMQGEPGTMQENPQYDCAVLDVYDYLLDRIESCERAGIARDRICVDPGIGFGKSLSHNLELLSRLAIFHGLGCPVLLGTSRKSFIGKIDPAASPKERLGGSIASAVNGWRHGVQMIRVHDVHDTVQSISVATATSMV
- the ftsH gene encoding ATP-dependent zinc metalloprotease FtsH, which encodes MNMGKNLALWVIIAILLVALFNLFQSPSGRSGQSTLAFSDFLAEVDSGQISEVTIQGNTLTAQTRDNRTVSVYTPDYPSLVERLNDKGVRIIAQPEESLSPLMSALISWFPMLLIIGVWIFFMRQMQGGGGKAMGFGKSKAKMLTEKSGRVTFEDVAGIEEAKGELEEVVDFLRDPQKFQRLGGKIPKGMLLVGPPGTGKTLLARAIAGEANVPFFTISGSDFVEMFVGVGASRVRDMFEQGKKNAPCIIFIDEIDAVGRHRGAGLGGGNDEREQTLNQLLVEMDGFEANEGVILVAATNRPDVLDPALLRPGRFDRQVVVPNPDLEGRERILGVHARKVPLGPDVDLRTVARGTPGFSGADLANLVNEAALLAARLGKRVVTMADFENAKDKVMMGAERRSMIMTDDEKKLTAYHEGGHALVALHTPASDPIHKATIIPRGRALGMVMRLPERDQVSKSYEQLISDLAVAMGGRVAEEIIFGKDKVTTGASSDINMVTQYARKMVTEWGFSDKLGNVKYVDNQEEVFLGHSVAQHKNVSEKTAQLIDEEVRRYSDEAYVFAKRVLTEHLDDLHVLAKGLLEYETLSGKEIDALLRGEEINRAGHSNGGGKDAGGGRRSTVPTTGGARKENPGEGGGDLSPEPQPGS
- the ybgF gene encoding tol-pal system protein YbgF, giving the protein MFEITTKDPKMIRVGPKTGYRNDALPHQISAAAHSPTVGGKQGALRRRPVGYLSVFAVAALLGMTVPGGAPVRAQESNMTRQVEQLRKDLDLLQRYVYREGVPSGGVADGGSSDGSPAAARQQVQINEIERAVTQLTGQIEEFDFRIRKIEDRLDRLVSDVDFRLSQLEGGANAGGTQTGAVAPSAAAGAAANGASASNAQPNTAGTGQRVDDRGTQLFGVIENEGSPPSVPSGPSNTGAGRQAPAAAASGGSGALPAGTPEEQYRYAFDLLRKQNFAAAETALAAFVKSHPDNALAGNAQYWLGETFYVREQYDQAAVAFTEGFQTYPDSSKAADNLLKLGMSLGNLGKKDDACTTFGHLISNFPNASAVVLDRARQERKNRGCS
- the tolR gene encoding protein TolR codes for the protein MGAQLASGSGGGRRRGRRSNRRRAMSDINVTPMVDVMLVLLVIFMVAAPLMTVGVEVDLPETSAAPMTGQDEPLVVSVTGDGTLYIMDSEVAQDTLVEKLSAITENKRDTRIFVRGDRAIDYGRVMEVMGLINEAGFSKVALIAELPAKGK
- the tilS gene encoding tRNA lysidine(34) synthetase TilS; translated protein: MADQPENMINPDPASDGTPLDAVVFSRLMNVFGPFEDRPKIAVAVSGGADSMALALLAHEWCGSKGGELTAITVDHGLRAEAAEEAIRVGEQLRKHGIDHRILCWDGAKPQSGIQEAARKARYDLLDRALGEMDILHLLVAHHRDDQHETLVMRQQRESGVIGRAGMAARRYLRNARVLRPLLPVAKVDLIATLRTRQQDWIEDPSNRNVRFERVRIRHNPMMDGPKKETVQSAADTRQTAEYRIADLLASAVQIANCGIARIDYSNWRDVGGDEVTARYALGHIVRVVGGENYMPALGALTAALLQINEKEDARVSLGGCVLHRRGGILLVYREIGRVDAHPVRIDADLMRDGFGQRWDNRFELFFADHGAGATADYGDLGRFVIAPLSACDAFHTRAFRAAIGKIAPFVDHLPRAALASIPALYDKEVLLSVGGLEVSGISDVLSAAGCRTAPMGVENAIGMRWRFAPPTPLWESGFKSSPKPDVLLA